GCCAGCAGTACGTCTCCGCCTGATTCCGATCGACCCGACGCAGAAGGATCCCCCTATGAGCAACGAATTCACCGGCCTCGTCGCGATCGTCACCGGCGGGGCGTCCGGCATCGGCGCCGCGATCGCCGACCGCCTCCAGCAGGGCGGCGCTCGAGTCGCTGTCTTCGACCTGCAGCCGGATGCCGCGGCGCACGCCGATCTCGCGATCGCGGTCGACGTGGCCGACGACGCCAGCGTGCGAGCGGGCGTCGAACGCGTCGCGACCGAGTTCGGCCGCATCGACATCGTCGTGAACAACGCCGGCATCGGGGCGCAGGGCACGATCGAGTCGAACCCCGACGAGGAATGGCACAAGGTGTTCGACATCAACGTGCTGGGCATGATGCGGGTCGCCCGCGCGGCGCTGCCCCACCTGCGGAACTCTCCTGCGGCATCGATCGTCAACACCGCCTCCATCGCGGCGACGGCCGGGCTCCCCCAGCGCGCGCTCTACAGCGCGAGCAAGGGCGCGGTCGCCGCGCTCACGCGAGCCATGGCCGCCGACCACCTGCGCGAGGGCATCCGGGTGAACGCCGTGAACCCCGGCACCGCCGACACGCCGTGGATCGGCCGCCTGCTGGCGTCGGCCGCAGACCCCGCTGCCGAGCGCGCCGCCCTCGAGGCCCGGCAGCCGCACGGCCGCCTGGTGTCGGCCGACGAGGTCGCCGGTGCGGTCGCGTACCTCGCGAGCCCTGCATCGGGCTCGACCACCGGCGTCGAACTCGCCGTCGACGGCGGCATGCAGGAGTTGCGCCTGCGTCCGGCAGGCAGCTGACGCGGCATCCGCTCGTTTGTCGACGTGGCGGTGCATCCGGCTGTGTTCGTTGTACATCGTGCACAGCCGGTTCGCCGCGTCTCCCGATAGCCTGAACAGGTGAAGTTCGCGCACCTGAGAGCCGAAGGCCAGACGACCCCTCGGCTCGCGGCGGTGATCGCGGAATCCGCGCTCTTCCTCGACGAGTTCATGGAGCGACCGCCGCGCGACCTGCAAGACCTCATCGAGCGTGGCCCCGAAGGCCTCGCCGAGGTGCGCGAGGTCGTCGACACGGCCGTCTCGCTCGGCGCAGAGCTGACACCGGTCGCCGGGCTCCGCCACTCCTCTGCCGTGCTCCGCCCCGCGCAGGTCATCGCGATCGGCGCGAACTACGCCGCACACGCCTCGGAGCTGAAGCTGCGCTCCGAGACGGCGATGACGATCTTCTCGCTCTGGCCGAACTCGCTCACGGCGCACGGCGCCACGACCACCTGGCCAGAAGACCTCACGACACAGGTCGACTACGAGGCCGAGCTCGGCGTCATCATCGGCCGGTCCGCGCGCGGCGTCCACGAGCGCGATGCGCTCGATTACGTGTGGGGCTACACCGTCGTCAACGACATCACCGCCCGCGACATCCAGTTCAGCGAGGCGCAGTGGTCGCGCTGCAAGTCGTTCGACGGCTTCACGCCGACCGGGCCCGTCGTCGTCACCGCCGACGAGATCCCCGACCCGCAGGACCTCTGGTTGACCACGAACCTCGACGGCAGCATCATGCAGGACGCGTCGACGAACGAGATGGTGCGCAGCGTCGCCGAGATCATCTCGCTGCTCTCGCGTTCGGCGACGATCCCCCCGGGCACCCTCATCTCGACCGGCAGCCCTGGCGGCGCGGGCTACTCCCGTAAGCCCCCGGTGTTCCTGCGCGACGGCTCGACCGTCACGGTGACCGTCGAGGGCATCGGTTCGCTGACGACGCACTGCCGGGTCATCTGACCCGTCGGTGCCGCCTCCGCCGTATCGCGGCCGCGGCACCGACAGCGGGCCTCACTCCGAGGGCTCGCCCTGCAGGTCGATGAGCGGAATGGCCATCGTGATCGGGCGGATGCCCGAGAGCTTCGAGGGCTGCAGCTGCGCCATCACGGCCTCGCGGCTCATGAGTCCGGCCTCGACCACCAGGTCGGCGACGGGCCGGCCCGTCTTCAGCGCGAGCTTGGCGATGGTGGATGCCTCGGTGTACCCGATGAACGGGATGAGCGCGGTGATCACGCCGACGCTCGAGGCGACCATCGCCTCGAGCCGGTCGACGTTGGCCGTGATGCCGTCGACGCAGTTGACGCGGAGGGTCCAGCAGGCCTGGCGCATCCACGTGATCGACTGGAGGAGCGAGTGGGCGATGACCGGCTCGAAGGCGTTCAGCTGCAACTGCCCGCTCTCGGCCGCCATCATGACCGTGACGTCGGCTCCGGCGACCGCATAGGCGACCTGGCTGACGGCCTCGGGGATCACCGGATTGACCTTGCCGGGCATGATGCTCGAGCCCGCCTGCCGCGGCGGCAGGTTGATCTCGCCGAAGCCCGCCTGCGGGCCCGACGAGAGCAGGCGCAGGTCGTTGCAGATCTTCGAGAGCTTGATCGCGCTGCGCTTCAGGGCGCTCGAGAACGTCATGAAGACGCCCGTGTCGCTCGTCGCCTCGATGAGGTCGGGCGCCGACTCGAGGCGGAGCCCCGTGATCGCGCTGAGGTGGCGCACGGCGGCCGCCGCGTAGCCGGGGTCGGCCGTGATGCCGGTGCCGATCGCGGTGGCACCGAGGTTCACCTCGGAGAGGAGCTTGATGGTCTCGTTCAACCGCTCGTAGTCTTCGCCGAGCGTCGTCGCGAAGCTGTGGAACTCCTGGCCGAGGGTCATCGGCACGGCGTCCTGCAGCTGGGTGCGGCCCACCTTCAGCACCTCGTGGAACTCCTGGCCCTTGCGGCCGAACGAGACGCGCAGCAGGTCGAGTTCGCGCATCATCGTCGTGAGCGAGAACGTCATCGCGAGCTTGACCGCGGTCGGGTAGGTGTCGTTCGTCGACTGGCTGCGGTTGACGTCGTCGATCGGGTGCAGCACGTCGTAGCGGCCCTTGGGGAACCCGGCGATCTCGAGCGCGAGGTTCGCGATGACCTCGTTGGCGTTCATGTTCGTCGAGGTGCCCGCGCCGCCCTGGATGACGCCGACCACGAACTGCTCGTGATGCTCGCCGTCGATGATGCGCTGGCACGCCTCGTCGATCCACGCGGCCTTCTGGTCGGTGAGCACGCCGACCTCGCGATTGGCGCGGGCGGCGGCCTGCTTGACCGAGGCGAGGGCCACGACGAGGTCGGGATAGACCGAGATCGGGCGCTTCGAGATCGGGAAGTTCTCGAGCGCACGCATGGTGTGCACACCCCAGTAGGCGTCGGCGGGAACCTCGACCGAGCCGAGCGAGTCGGTCTCGGTGCGGGTCGGCGGCTGCGCACCGCTGCCGACGAGCGTCGGATCGGTGTACGTGTCGTCGGTGGACTCGGGCTCGTGCATGTCTTCCTCCACGGAGTCGTGCGCGAGTGGACGTCGAGGGTGTCGACGCCCCCGCAGCCGGCTCCATCGCCTGGGGTCTGCGCGGGGTCGCCGCGCTCGTACTCGTCAACGAGCCTATCGCCGCCGGTGCGACGAGACGAATGCGACGAAGGGCCCGGCCGTTCGCGGCCGGGCCCTTCGACGTGCCGATCGACACCAC
The DNA window shown above is from Agromyces cerinus and carries:
- a CDS encoding SDR family NAD(P)-dependent oxidoreductase, coding for MSNEFTGLVAIVTGGASGIGAAIADRLQQGGARVAVFDLQPDAAAHADLAIAVDVADDASVRAGVERVATEFGRIDIVVNNAGIGAQGTIESNPDEEWHKVFDINVLGMMRVARAALPHLRNSPAASIVNTASIAATAGLPQRALYSASKGAVAALTRAMAADHLREGIRVNAVNPGTADTPWIGRLLASAADPAAERAALEARQPHGRLVSADEVAGAVAYLASPASGSTTGVELAVDGGMQELRLRPAGS
- a CDS encoding fumarylacetoacetate hydrolase family protein, which gives rise to MKFAHLRAEGQTTPRLAAVIAESALFLDEFMERPPRDLQDLIERGPEGLAEVREVVDTAVSLGAELTPVAGLRHSSAVLRPAQVIAIGANYAAHASELKLRSETAMTIFSLWPNSLTAHGATTTWPEDLTTQVDYEAELGVIIGRSARGVHERDALDYVWGYTVVNDITARDIQFSEAQWSRCKSFDGFTPTGPVVVTADEIPDPQDLWLTTNLDGSIMQDASTNEMVRSVAEIISLLSRSATIPPGTLISTGSPGGAGYSRKPPVFLRDGSTVTVTVEGIGSLTTHCRVI
- a CDS encoding aspartate ammonia-lyase; translated protein: MHEPESTDDTYTDPTLVGSGAQPPTRTETDSLGSVEVPADAYWGVHTMRALENFPISKRPISVYPDLVVALASVKQAAARANREVGVLTDQKAAWIDEACQRIIDGEHHEQFVVGVIQGGAGTSTNMNANEVIANLALEIAGFPKGRYDVLHPIDDVNRSQSTNDTYPTAVKLAMTFSLTTMMRELDLLRVSFGRKGQEFHEVLKVGRTQLQDAVPMTLGQEFHSFATTLGEDYERLNETIKLLSEVNLGATAIGTGITADPGYAAAAVRHLSAITGLRLESAPDLIEATSDTGVFMTFSSALKRSAIKLSKICNDLRLLSSGPQAGFGEINLPPRQAGSSIMPGKVNPVIPEAVSQVAYAVAGADVTVMMAAESGQLQLNAFEPVIAHSLLQSITWMRQACWTLRVNCVDGITANVDRLEAMVASSVGVITALIPFIGYTEASTIAKLALKTGRPVADLVVEAGLMSREAVMAQLQPSKLSGIRPITMAIPLIDLQGEPSE